A segment of the Lolium perenne isolate Kyuss_39 chromosome 3, Kyuss_2.0, whole genome shotgun sequence genome:
GGTGAAACTACAAAACAACTACTACGGCAGGGAAGCAACACCCGCAAGAACCCAGCAAGTCCGACCTGCACTAGTCATATGCCTGCACAATACAGAAATAAACGATGCTTAAGTATAAAAAGGAGGTAAACATGTGATACGTAACTAAAACTGAACCTAAGCATGCAACACATGCAGTCTTGTTTCCGGAGGACAGACAACATGATGTGTAGGTCTTCAATGAAGGTAAAATGATACCTACGCTTTGGTTGATACGTACATAGGTAAAAATTATTCCCATTGTTTACCTACCCATTTAATTGTGCAGTTTAAGTTGGGAGATGAGAATAACGATGATGAAACTAATGTGCAAGAAGGGATGAAAGATATATGGCACTTGCTCGTAGCTCAATGGAAAATTGGACCATCAAAAAATGagctcgtcttcttcttctttttgcgCGGCGACGtccatcttcttgtacttcttctttttcttcttctcaagGTTTGTTCCAATGGTATAGTTTGTCAGATAATATGGACTCGGGGTGGGTTTGTTGGTTGGGTTGGGGAGCAACTTCTGGAGGTCGTACGCAGATGTAATACGAATGTCGTAGTGACGCAGCATTTTAACATCATTGCCGATAGCGGCGCTGAAGAATTTGATGTTCCTGTCCTGCAAGAACTCCTTCAGCGCTGGTGCCACTTCATCAGCATGACAAATCTGGAACACCAACGTCTCGGACGCCAGCGAGAGCTGAAGGACGGCAGTGCGCTGATCACCTGGCGCGCGAGGATTGGTGAACTCGCAGTCCAAGCTGACGCACTTCCTTGTTGCGGCGTCGAGAAAGTCCCTCTTCACACCGCGGATCCACTTCTCCACCCTTCTTGCATGGAGCGCGGCCGagaccttgaaaaccatcccttcGGCCATGAAGTGGTTCACCCCGAGTTGGAGGAGCCGGTAGCGCGCCATCGAGTTCGAAACATCGACGAAGaggagtttttttttttgcaatggtGATTAGATGGAGAGGAATGTGGTGTGTGTGACAATGGTGGAGAAGATTTGAGTATATAAAGGAGTGGAAGATGAAGATGAACAGGGGCCAGCCACCGGTGATCAATTCCCGTGGCTGGCCACGCCGGTGGCTCAAATTTCAGCGACCCGAATTCTGTGCCAGTAATGGTGAGGACCGATCGGGTTTCGTGCGGGAACGGACGGTTGGAATTTATGTCCCGGCTCGTGTCTCCAGTCGGGACAAAAGGGCTACCAACATGCCGCAAAAGGCCTCAGACCCTTTTGTCCAGGTTGGAGCCTCAAATCGGGACAAAAGGCCTTAAAGAACCGCGATAAAAGGACCCGTAGCTTCTCTGTGATTTCAGGGCGACGTGGTCGGCCTATTTATCCCGGCTCCAGACTGGGGTGGGGGGAGGCCTGGATGAAAAGTCAGTTTAACTAGTGATATGACCGTTCATCATGTTTCGCAAAAAaggaatattttttgtggtctatttaAAAAAAGAGAAAAGTTTATCATGTCAAACATCTTATTTTCGCAACGGATTTTGTTTTCTTTACACCTATCACACGACAGGTCAATTtttcatgaaacaattttgtaaaCACGTAGcaccgtgaagatgtacgtgaaaCCTTTTTTATCAATTGTTTAACATTCTAAAATGTATCTTAGATCTATTTCAAAATAAAGCAATCAtatgccaaaacatcactcccgctGGTCCGTTCAGACCGCCTGGTTTACGAGACCtagttttatttttttttgaacagaGGAGCGCCCTAGAAGGGCCTCGAACTTTTCATTAAAATAACAGAGGAGGTACAAATATATTACAAAGGGCCCCATAGAAAGAGAAAAACACACATAGGTCCCTAGCTTTTGTAGGAAAGACCTTGCTAAAAGATCGGAGATTACAATCTAGTCCCTCCTCTTCTCCTCTGCGGAGCAGCAAACGCAGCTCGCTGCAGCCATGGACGACGGCGGGGACAGGACCACTTGCCATCGGCCTGGCAAAGCTCCCAGCGACTGCGTCGATGAAGGGCCTCCAAAAGGAGGTAAAAAACTTGCCGGAGCACACCGGCGTTGAAGAGACCATCTTGGTCAAAGAAATCAGCGCCCAGATCATGAGCGG
Coding sequences within it:
- the LOC127339270 gene encoding uncharacterized protein; its protein translation is MARYRLLQLGVNHFMAEGMVFKVSAALHARRVEKWIRGVKRDFLDAATRKCVSLDCEFTNPRAPGDQRTAVLQLSLASETLVFQICHADEVAPALKEFLQDRNIKFFSAAIGNDVKMLRHYDIRITSAYDLQKLLPNPTNKPTPSPYYLTNYTIGTNLEKKKKKKYKKMDVAAQKEEEDELIF